The Bacillus mesophilus genome contains the following window.
AATGAAGACAAAGTTAAAGGACCTGAGTCCCGTTGAATACAGGTCTCAGGTCCAACAAGCTGCTTAAAATATAATGTCTAACTTTTTTGGTTCACTTCACTTAGGCGAGCGAAGGTAAACGTAATAATCCTGCTTTCGTATACTCCCGAAACTTAACTTTAGTCTCAAACGGCTCTATAAAAACAAAATCGGTACTCTCTTGCAATCTCTTAGCCTGGTAACCACGTTTCCTTTCATGCTCAGAAACCCCAAGCTCCATAATCCCAAGAGGCTTGCCGCTATAATCACTAAGCAACCACCCAAACTCATTTTTACGATAACCAGTAACAAGCACGTCAGCATACTGATAATTAATACACTTCAACCAGGAGTGACTACGCTTTCCTATTTCATATTTAGAGTCTTTCTTCTTCAGAACAATCCCTTCAAGTAACTGTGCCTTCGTTAACTCGAAAAAGGCAGCACCATTACCTTCAACAAACTGAGATTTTGAGAGTATTTCAGTATCGGTCTCAACAATCTCCGCAAGTAGCTCCTTACGCTTCAATAATGGGATGCTAACCGTCGATTCTCCGCGATGAAGTAGCACATCAAAGACTACATAACTAATGCAGTAATGTGATCGCTTAGACTGAAAACGACTCATAACCGCTTCAAAGTCCGGTTTACCCTCCTCGTTAGTTACAATCAACTCTCCGTCTAGAACAGTGCCTGGTGGAATACTATTTAAGGCAACTAACTCAGGGAATTTTGATGTGACTTCGTTCTTATGTCGCGTGTAAAGTCGTACTTTACCTTGTAGATCAACTGAATATAATAAGCGGATTCCGTCTAGTTTTAATTCTGTTATATAATCATCGGAGTCAAATGGTTGCTCCGTTTTGTGTAGTAACATTGGCGATATAAACATATAAAACACCTCACTATAATTTTAACAGGGTTGGTGTTTTATAACGTTAGGGAAACGATGGAATTTAGCTTATAGTTTATCTCCTACTTTCCCGCTACTAACTTCCTCATCAACAAAATAATCAGTGTCAATTCTCTTGACTATATATCTCTTACATTCTGAAACACCAAGACCATACTCAATCATTAGTTGGGCTAACCACTCTCCGTCTATTAACGCGATTTTTTTATTAATGACCTGAACATAGTCTTTTGCTTCATTCGTAAATTTAGAAGTTGTAATAAACACACCTTTTTTTGCCCTTTGCCCTTCTAAGCTTCCTGCAAACGCTTGTATATCAGGTCTTCCTACTGTATTGTTCCACCTTTTCGCTTGAATATAGATGGTATCCAAGCCAAGTTTATCTTCCTTAATGATTCCATCAATCCCCCCATCTCCTCTTCTTCCAATTGCTTGTCCAGCATCTTCTTTGGTTCCACCGTAGTCCATGGCGAGTAATAGATCGACCACAAGCTTTTCAAGAAATTCGGGTGAACATTCCTTAATCTTACTAAGTAGTTCAGTCGAGAGGTCCTCACTCATACGGTAGTAGCTCTTTTCTAGTATCTCTTCTGGTGTATCATTTTCTGTAATCTGGAAAGTTGTATTTGAGGTCTCTTCTAGGAGTTCTTGATCTGAAATGGAACTGAATTGATTCTGTTCATCGAATTCTAAAGGGTAAACGTTAATAAAATTAGCTTCCGATGCTAATACTTCTAGTCCACGTTTAGTGATGACATACCTAGCCTTAGAAACAGTTCTTAGAAATCCACCTTTTTCTAAATAGGTCTTTGCCCAACGAACTCGATTATTAAATGTCCTTTCTGCACCACTTGGTAGTAATTCATTTTTATCAGCTTCACTTAAACGAATGTCTTCCGCTAGTTGTCGATAAAGATCCTTCAATATATGTATTTTTCCATCCTGTAAAATTTTTAATAAAGGTAACGTAAGTGATTGAGAACTAGGTACTGCCACCATTTAACCTCCTTCCCTACTATTTTTTACATCAATAGATTTCTTCTTACACTAGACTAGCTTTAGCTTCCATTTTCCTATAGTACCCCGCCACCGCGGGAAAACTACTAAACTCTTTTCTCATCTCCCGAAATGTAACACTGACCTTCCCTCTTACCATTTCAAACTCAAGTGAATACTCATGACAGTTGATCGGTCTATAACCAAACTTATTGGTATAGAAAGTAACCGCCTCCTCAGGACTATGTGCAAAGATAAAGACAAAATCATCGGCATTCTTTTTTAGTGAGAATATATGAACTGGATTGATTCCTAAAAGGTTATTTTGAATAGATTCTTTCACTTTCTGATAATCTGCCTGATTCAAATCCACCTTGGATACATCGTCCGTTAAAGAAAGCTTACCCTCTGCTAGTAAATGGTGAATGTAATGAGCTAAGGATGATTCTTCATATTCTAAACTGTCTTGGTACAACTCCTTTACCAACATGTGTGTTCACCTCATTTTGGGAATTAGTGCTGATTAGCCATATACCTGCTCCGAATTTTCATCTATGT
Protein-coding sequences here:
- a CDS encoding ATP-dependent DNA ligase, with the translated sequence MFISPMLLHKTEQPFDSDDYITELKLDGIRLLYSVDLQGKVRLYTRHKNEVTSKFPELVALNSIPPGTVLDGELIVTNEEGKPDFEAVMSRFQSKRSHYCISYVVFDVLLHRGESTVSIPLLKRKELLAEIVETDTEILSKSQFVEGNGAAFFELTKAQLLEGIVLKKKDSKYEIGKRSHSWLKCINYQYADVLVTGYRKNEFGWLLSDYSGKPLGIMELGVSEHERKRGYQAKRLQESTDFVFIEPFETKVKFREYTKAGLLRLPSLA
- a CDS encoding restriction endonuclease yields the protein MAVPSSQSLTLPLLKILQDGKIHILKDLYRQLAEDIRLSEADKNELLPSGAERTFNNRVRWAKTYLEKGGFLRTVSKARYVITKRGLEVLASEANFINVYPLEFDEQNQFSSISDQELLEETSNTTFQITENDTPEEILEKSYYRMSEDLSTELLSKIKECSPEFLEKLVVDLLLAMDYGGTKEDAGQAIGRRGDGGIDGIIKEDKLGLDTIYIQAKRWNNTVGRPDIQAFAGSLEGQRAKKGVFITTSKFTNEAKDYVQVINKKIALIDGEWLAQLMIEYGLGVSECKRYIVKRIDTDYFVDEEVSSGKVGDKL